One window of Nocardia sp. NBC_00508 genomic DNA carries:
- a CDS encoding methylated-DNA--[protein]-cysteine S-methyltransferase, with protein sequence MNTSIAVPSSVAEKVAFTADFATTETPLGPFTALVDADGAVLAAGWTSDAENLRGLIHPTLRPTQLRQRDSLGDVTSAVAAYHEGDLTAIDPIPVRQQSGEFLVHAWEVLRKVPAGSPLTYTEFAARSGRPDATRAAANACARNAAALFVPCHRILRIGGALGGFRWGLPVKRWLLDHEG encoded by the coding sequence ATGAACACCAGCATCGCCGTTCCATCCAGCGTCGCCGAAAAGGTCGCCTTTACAGCGGATTTCGCGACTACGGAGACTCCACTCGGGCCGTTCACCGCGCTCGTCGACGCAGACGGTGCGGTCCTGGCCGCGGGATGGACCTCCGACGCGGAGAATCTGCGTGGCTTGATCCATCCCACGCTGCGGCCCACTCAGCTGCGGCAACGAGATTCGCTGGGCGACGTGACCAGTGCCGTCGCCGCCTACCACGAGGGCGACCTCACGGCGATCGACCCGATTCCCGTTCGACAACAGTCCGGGGAGTTCCTCGTGCACGCCTGGGAAGTGCTGCGCAAGGTGCCCGCGGGCAGCCCGCTCACCTATACCGAATTCGCCGCCCGCTCCGGCCGCCCCGACGCCACGCGCGCCGCGGCCAACGCGTGCGCCCGGAACGCTGCCGCCCTGTTCGTGCCCTGCCATCGAATCCTCCGCATCGGCGGCGCACTCGGCGGATTCCGCTGGGGGTTGCCGGTAAAACGCTGGCTGCTCGACCACGAGGGCTGA